A genomic region of Exiguobacterium oxidotolerans JCM 12280 contains the following coding sequences:
- a CDS encoding PadR family transcriptional regulator yields MEIDKELLKGHIDTLILALLVDKDRYGYEIAKEVREKSADAFELKEGTLYLSLKRLEKKAAVISYWSDEAAGGARRKYYHLTDEGRALLRTKRQEWQVVKRLMDQFLGGDPDDR; encoded by the coding sequence ATGGAAATTGATAAAGAGCTGTTAAAAGGACATATCGACACCTTGATTTTGGCGTTACTGGTCGACAAGGACCGGTACGGGTATGAAATCGCAAAAGAAGTGCGGGAAAAAAGCGCGGATGCGTTTGAGTTAAAAGAAGGAACGCTTTACCTGTCACTGAAGCGACTGGAAAAGAAGGCGGCCGTCATCTCGTACTGGAGTGATGAAGCGGCTGGCGGTGCACGCCGCAAGTATTACCATCTGACGGACGAGGGACGGGCGTTACTGAGGACGAAACGGCAGGAATGGCAGGTCGTCAAACGATTGATGGATCAATTTTTAGGAGGGGACCCCGATGATAGATGA